TTGCTTCACCATTATTTTTGCCGCAGAGCTGCGGGGTAATTTGTTGCAGCTCCGCTGTGCTGggttttgccattttttgagatatttccgttttttttttgattttttcgatttttcccatttttccgaCTCTTCCgattgttcccttttttttcccttttttggctgCCGCGGACCAACCCTGCAGGTCACCGCAAACAAAGCCAGCCCTCTCTTCGGCGAAGCAGCGGGTGGCAGCCCCACCCCTGAATGCGCATCCGGGGGGCGCGGAGGGCCACCATTCTCCGCGGCTCGTCTGAGCGCTGCGCAGAACAAGCACAAACGGAAGTGCATTCGTACGTACGTTCGTACATACGCGCTGCATACTTGCATGTAGTTTAGTCCCGCTCCCTCCCTCTGTGAGAAGCGCGTGACTCGTTCTGCAACCCAGCCCCGGCTGCTTTCTAACTTGGAGCGGCGGAGCTGGAATTACCTCATACTAGCGGCCGCACCAAAAATGAAAGTCAAGAAGGCGCGCACGAAGGGAGGCCCCGCCCGCGCgggcaagggggggaagaagcttgccaggggggagaagaagctttccaagggggggaagaagctctccaagggggggaagcagctcTCCAAGGGGAGCAGCGCCCAGTCTCGAGTCCCACAAAGGAAGGCCCAAGTGACCCTCTCGGGGCCAAAAAAAGCAGCTTCCATGGTGAAGAAGCCCGTTCGAAGCGCAGGCAGTAAGAGGTACAGTTGGCTGTTcgaaaaggagggggagaagaccCAACCCGCTGCcacgaaggggagaaaaatcgCACGCTCCGGTGGAGACGGCCCCGATagcgatgaggaggatgcgGAAAGTGCAGCAAGAAGTGCAGGCAGCAGTGCAGTCAGAAACGCACGCGAGGGAGAggccaaggggaagaaaaaattcgtCCTGTAcaagaacaaaaaggggaagaaaagcaaaggaaaaggcagagGAATGCTGGCCTGCTTCCACCACCTGGGCCTGAGCGAAAACATGTGCAGAAGCATATCGAGCAACTTGAAGTACAACCGGCCCACGGACATCCAAAAGCTGTGCATCCCCAAGATAGTGAGCGGGAGGGACGTCATCTGCATAAGCAAAACGGGCACGGGGAAATCGCTGGTGTATGTAAGCACCCTGGTAGATTTGCTAGCCGAGCACAGCCAATTTTTCGGAGTCAGAGGCCTAGTGCTGGTGCCCACGAAGGAGCTAGCCATTCAGATATTCaaattgtcaaaaaaaatttgcaaaaatttttttaatttaaaaataaatgtaataatcgGTGGAATTAATTTGAACAAGCAGTTTGATATGCTGAAGGAAAATCTAGACATCCTCATATGTACCCCTGGAAGACTCAGCTTCATATTAAAGGAAACCAATTTAAGTTTGGAGAAGGTGCAAATGCTAATCATTGATGAAGCGGATCGACTGTTggaattaaattattttaatgacatgaataacatttataaaagtTTGCATCGCACAGACAAGCAGACGTTACTAATCAGCGCAACTCTTCCAACGGATgttcaaaattatttcaaactGAAATTAAATAATCCGGAAGTGTTGTCCCTTAGCTCAGATAACTCGataagcgaaaaaatgaaattacattttttatttaccagATCGTATGAGAAGTATGGAGTTTTAattaaacttatttttctttttaaaaaaaaaaatttgggaaaaactctgatttttttttgcacaaaatatcatattttatttttttccaaaatattatcttctttaaaaattgcgCATGCCATCTTGTATGGAAATTCAGACACCTCCTTTCGCTTCgatcaaattaaaaagtttacTAACACTCAGGAGATACAGTTTTTGCTCGTGACTGATGTTGCTGCCCGGGGGATAAACATCACCAGTGTCCAGAACGTTATAAACTACAGCTTgcccttttcccccaaaCTTTTTATTCACCGCGTCGGTCGCGCCTGCAGGGATGACGCCATGCCCGCGGGCTACGCGGTGTCCCTCGTCACCTTCCAGGACGTCCTCTACGCCTACGAGATATGCTTCTTCATCGGCAAGCGGCTCAAGTTTTTCAGGCGCCGCGGAGAGGCCACAGAGGGGAGCCAGCCCGCGGAGACCACCAAACGGAAGGAACTCACAGACGCAGCCGacgccgccaacgccgccaacaccgccaacgccgccaacaccgccaacgccgccaacaccgccaacgccgctaacatcGCCGACGTCGTCTACCTCGGCGCGCTGAACCACGTCAGCGACTACGTCGAACTGGTAGACAATCAGAAGAGCGCAGACGAGGAGCTGCTCTCCCTCAACAAGAGCATCCAGGCCTCCTACAAGCTGTATTACGCCATGAGGCCCAAAGTGTCCAAATACGCCAGCACAAAGTGCGTCAACAGAATTAACAAAATCGGAGGGGTCTACAGGCTCTGCTTGTTCTATCACCCGGATGAGATATATGAGGATGGTCCCTCCTATGGGGCAGGAGAGGAGGTTCCCCCGAGTGGGCAGCAGCCCGCGCAAGTGGAGGGCACTCCAGTCGATGGGGAAGCAGACGGGAAAGAAGTCCCCAATGCGGATGAACCACACGTGAAAGAAGTCGCCAAAGCGGGTGAACCGGACGGTAAAGAAGCCATCAAGGCGGATGAACCACACGTGAAAGAAGTCGCCAAAGCGGATGTACCATACGGGAAAGAAGCCTCCAACGCGGGGGACCCCCCTGGAGGAGCCCTCGCCGAGCCGAAGACCTACACCCACAACGAAGTCATGACGATCATCCACAACTTCCAAAGCAACGACAGCGGGAAGGTGAAAGGAATATCAGAAGACATCAAAGATAAGCTGAACAAGCTGAAGGTGAAGATGCACACGAGTAGGCGCAGCCGAAGTGGAGAGGCCACGGACGACATGGAAGAACTCATGGGCGCCCTTGCCATGGGCCTCTCCGACCACGAGCATGATAGCGACTACGAATTGGAGCGGCTGTGGGGGGACCGTCAAAATGGTAGCGCCGCCCAGTCGGAAGAAAGCAGCAAGCCGaagaaaatgagcaaaagggccttaaaaaagaagaagaaggaggagcagcaacagcagcgacagcagcaacagcagcaggaggaggaagccccCCCAAACGGAGGCACCAAACGAACCTCTATCAACCTCCCCTTTGatgatatattaaaaaaaattaacgaaaaaaaaataaaacaagaaACAGCCGCAGCCTTTGCCATCAAAACCCCAGGATTCGATTTACCCCcagatgaggaagaagaattaaACAAACAgagatttataaaaaaaaaagtttgggacatgaggaagaggaagtttGTCTTGCAAGAAATAGACACCTTCCAAAGTGATGGCTTCAAAAAGGACAGGCGGAAGGATGTCGGGGCATCAGCAAAGGGTAGCCACGGAGAAGGTGCCGCAGCCGAACCCACCAGCAACCTTTACCACAAATGGGTGAAGCGCACAAAGAATCGAATCAAAAATGTAGGAGAGTTGGAAGATGAAAGaaatcaaaaaggaagaaacggTTTTGTGAAGACCAAACGGGAGAACCGCCTCTCCCGAGATGATGCCACAAGTAACCACCTgggcgaagaaaaagagatGCACTTGCAAATGCTGAAGCAGAACCATCCGGAAATTACCAATGCGTTGTCCAAGGGAGGTAAACTGACTAAGAAGCAACAGAGGCTATACAAGAAGTACCTCTCGGGTAGGTACATGGAGCCAGAAGCCAACTCTGCTTTGCATAAAAGTTTGCCACAaatgcagaaggagaaggccaaGATGCTACAGAAGAAACTAAGAACAGATAAAAACTTTAGGGTGAAATATGCTCgcatgaagaagaagcggcaCGAGCAGAAGCTGCGGGAAAAGGAGAACCTGAAGAGCGCCCGCGCGCGCTCTCTCGCCATTgttaagaggaagaaaattggCAAGCGGGGGGGCTCGGCGCGCAAGTGAGGCGATTCGAAGTGAAGCCAAGCAAGGTTTGAGCAGCGGAGGGGCGAAGCGTTAAAAGGGCCAAAAACGCTAAAAGGGCTAAAATCGCTAAAAGGGCTAAAATCGCTAAAATGGCTAAAAGGGCTAAAATGGCTAAAATGGCTAAAATGGCTAAAATGGCTAAAATGGCTAAAATGGCTAAAATCGCTGAAAGCGCGAACAAGACATTTTGAGTGTGCACAGATGAACCGCGCGGGAGACCGCCTCGCTCGCGCCGTGGCAGCATGCACCCCATGGTTCCATCCCAAATGAAGCGAAACGAAACACAGTTGTTAAAATGCCCCTtcagaatggaaaaaaaaaaaaaaaaaaaaacgcgcaaaaaggaggagcccTTCCCACTTGCGGCGTATTTTGCGTACAGAAAAAAGGGTACTAAACAAATGAGGACAAAAAGGCGCAGCGAAAGCGCCTCATGCGTAGGAGCAGTGCATACGTGCAGTGCGTACGTGCAATACATTCGAACAATGCGTGCCCGTCGTGAAGGCACAAACGGATGGAAACACATGTGCGCCTGTTTAATTGGACGCAGGGAGAGGGGGATCCCCCCGAAATGTTACttaattttgtgttttttttttcctctttttcgcGCCTCACAAACGTGTTGGTCGCCCCAAACTTCACCCGTTTGTATTCTTCAAATAATTCTTCAAGTTGCTTATTCGCTTATCAAGGTCATTGAAGGAGATGTTTAGGATGGTCGATTCTTTCAGAGGGTTGTTCACCGCTTTGCACTGCGCCGCCCCTTTGCCTGGGTCCCCCACCCGATCACTGGCCCTCCCGCCACCGCGGCTTCGATCACGGCCGCCATCACTGCTGCTGGTACTGCCGAAGGACAGGTCGCAGTAGTCACTTCGCTTGGACACCAGGATGtctttcctcctctttagCTCCTCcaactcctttttaaaattttgctttatgTCCACATCAATGCTTTTCTTGATGCTGGCTACCTCGTTTTGTCGCTGCTTCGTTTCGCTTGTTTTCAACTGGGTTCCATCTCGTGACTTCGTGTGGTTCCCCTTGGCGTTCGAATTTTCCtcgttttgttttccccccttggggatTAGGACGGCTCCAGTGGTGACTGCTTCGGCCCGTCCCCTCGCTGATGCCCCCTCATGCTTCTTCGCACCAGTGGGTATAGCGGCAGGTATAGCGGCAGGCATAGTGGTGGGCGCCGCGGTTGGCGggttccccttcttcctGTGCTGGTCCAAGTACAGTTTGACCCTCTTAATGGAGTCCCCGCTGTCGCTCTGTTCCCCGGTGTCGATCTGCTCCCCGGTGCCGCTCTCTTCCCCCGCGTTCCCCTGGGAAGCGCTCCGTTGAGTGGCCTTTCCACAGCTAGTGGCCACCCGGTTCACACGTGTCTCCCGTTTAAACGCATAAGGTGAGGTGTACTTTTTGCTTAGGACCCTCTGATGGTGAGCATAATCAAACAAATCGcagttgatt
Above is a genomic segment from Plasmodium vivax chromosome 5, whole genome shotgun sequence containing:
- a CDS encoding hypothetical protein, conserved (encoded by transcript PVX_089015A); protein product: MKVKKARTKGGPARAGKGGKKLARGEKKLSKGGKKLSKGGKQLSKGSSAQSRVPQRKAQVTLSGPKKAASMVKKPVRSAGSKRYSWLFEKEGEKTQPAATKGRKIARSGGDGPDSDEEDAESAARSAGSSAVRNAREGEAKGKKKFVLYKNKKGKKSKGKGRGMLACFHHLGLSENMCRSISSNLKYNRPTDIQKLCIPKIVSGRDVICISKTGTGKSLVYVSTLVDLLAEHSQFFGVRGLVLVPTKELAIQIFKLSKKICKNFFNLKINVIIGGINLNKQFDMLKENLDILICTPGRLSFILKETNLSLEKVQMLIIDEADRLLELNYFNDMNNIYKSLHRTDKQTLLISATLPTDVQNYFKLKLNNPEVLSLSSDNSISEKMKLHFLFTRSYEKYGVLIKLIFLFKKKNLGKTLIFFCTKYHILFFSKILSSLKIAHAILYGNSDTSFRFDQIKKFTNTQEIQFLLVTDVAARGINITSVQNVINYSLPFSPKLFIHRVGRACRDDAMPAGYAVSLVTFQDVLYAYEICFFIGKRLKFFRRRGEATEGSQPAETTKRKELTDAADAANAANTANAANTANAANTANAANIADVVYLGALNHVSDYVELVDNQKSADEELLSLNKSIQASYKLYYAMRPKVSKYASTKCVNRINKIGGVYRLCLFYHPDEIYEDGPSYGAGEEVPPSGQQPAQVEGTPVDGEADGKEVPNADEPHVKEVAKAGEPDGKEAIKADEPHVKEVAKADVPYGKEASNAGDPPGGALAEPKTYTHNEVMTIIHNFQSNDSGKVKGISEDIKDKLNKLKVKMHTSRRSRSGEATDDMEELMGALAMGLSDHEHDSDYELERLWGDRQNGSAAQSEESSKPKKMSKRALKKKKKEEQQQQRQQQQQQEEEAPPNGGTKRTSINLPFDDILKKINEKKIKQETAAAFAIKTPGFDLPPDEEEELNKQRFIKKKVWDMRKRKFVLQEIDTFQSDGFKKDRRKDVGASAKGSHGEGAAAEPTSNLYHKWVKRTKNRIKNVGELEDERNQKGRNGFVKTKRENRLSRDDATSNHLGEEKEMHLQMLKQNHPEITNALSKGGKLTKKQQRLYKKYLSGRYMEPEANSALHKSLPQMQKEKAKMLQKKLRTDKNFRVKYARMKKKRHEQKLREKENLKSARARSLAIVKRKKIGKRGGSARK